TGTGAGGGAAGAtagaagataaaaaaattggCAGCACTAAGAAAGCTCCAATGGGTTTAACAAGTGCCATCGATGTCTATTCCAAAAGAATTTTCATCGTGTGATGCGCAGGAGGATACATATGGTAGTACAACCTGAGTTGGCTTGACGAGCATACCTTTTCGGTTGATTGATTGAATTCCATTCTCGTGGCACCAGTGGTGAGCTCTTGACTATATTAAACGATTATAGGAACGTGAGGTCCATGATGAACCATATCACCTCAGTACTTGGACGATCCGGTGGCTATCAACATAAGGTTGCGATATTTGAATTACTTTTTTGATTCAGTACCTATCCATAGTGTCAGCGGGCGGTTGACCTATATGCTGCCCTTTAGCAGGACATACTGcatttggaaagaagcagtttgTCACGAGAATTCTGTCCTAGCTTACAACTTACGTTACAATTCAACTATTATAAATATTAATCACTTAAAGAGCCTTTGGTCAATAGCATTCAATATCACATTGATTATATCATTCGTTATAGTTATACCGCTCATTCTTAATAAACACCgaggttgaagaagttgacgCACGCACGGCAAGTCTGCTCCTTGGACTCCACGGAGTTGACTGTCACCCAGTTGCCACCAAATCTTTTCAATACGTGGTCAAGCGTTTTGACCTTATACTTGCCGGTAGGGTCCCTGAAACCTTCAGAGATACGGATAGCGTATTTCTTGTTGAGCACCTTCTCTAGGGCCAAGTTCACTTCATCGGGGACCGTTGGGTAATTGGTCTCAAAGTCCTGTAGAACAGCCTTCAACAACTCCGCCTCCTGAAAATCGACGTAAGGGTCCGGAGTTGTTGGCAAAAGCTGTCCCTTGGTCAAGACCACGTAACCTCTAATCTCCAAATAGTCTACTAGCTGTTCATGAATCAAGCTCGATAGTATCCGCTTCGATGCCTTCACATTGACAATTGGCACATCCCTTTTTGACACAACAAGGTCGACCAACTCGTCTTTGGAGATTCCTTTAGGCACCTCGATGTTCCTAACAGTCAAAAAGAGTGCCAATCTGGAGGGTTCCCAACCTTTCAAGAGCTCCTTGAGCTCAAGTTTGGATTCTGAGGTTGACTTTGTCATCTTGTAAATTTATTGCTCTGTTTTATTCACCAGTCTTGGTTTGGTTTTTTCTTGGTTTTCCAGTTGTCTCTATTTGATAATCCACCTTCCTTCTTATATTCCCTCGGATAGTTAGTGCGTCACAATGTGGGGGTATCAGCAGATGCAGAAACAAAAGATTACGTAGCCGTTTAAATATTTTCGCGGATAGCCTTTGCCCATCGGTTAAGCAATTATCCGGAGCGGGCCCCATTACGCACCCGCCCCACTCATTACTCCGTCCAGTGTCATACGATCGCTTCGGAGTTGTTCAAAGACAGAGAGATCATATAAAAAGGCTTGCTATCTACTTTCAGAGCTTGTCTTTGAAAGTTGTGTCCTTCATTTGGGTAATTCTAGCTAGTATTTATATTTTTGGATTTATTGAGGCTATAACTTATAATGCAGTCTTTTGCTCAATCAGTGCTAACAGCCGGACCTAACAAGGGTCCCTGGGAAAAGTACAAATTCTCCCCGGAGTCGAGAACTGTCTATCCGACCAAGGTGTTTGCAACCGAGGGAGTGGTGCAACAGGCCGATAATTTGATCGGTAACAACTCCAACGTGGCTTATCTCAAAGGTGCAGGAGCTGCAATCTCTTTGGACTTTGGTTTCAACACTTGCGGACTGTACTCTGTCGAGTTCGGCCCAGACTCTGATCCAGAGCAGTCGGTGCATCTTGCATTCTCCGAGACAAATAAGTTTGTCGACAAGGATAATAGTGATCGAAGCATGGACTTTTTGATGGTCGACAAGACCATCGAAGTGCCTGTCAGCGAGGGTGTGTACACATGTCCATACGCTCAACAGAGAGGTGCTTTCCGTTATCTCACTatttcaacaagaaagCCAGGAAAAGTTTCCATCAGAAAGATCTACACCAAAATGAACAACATGCCTAGTCTTGGGGACAACCTCAGAAACTACTCCGGCTACTTTTATTCCGATGATGAGTTTGCCAACACCATCTGGTACGCCGGTGCATATACGATTCAGTTGTCCATCATTCCAACCAGGAGTGGTAGAAGAATGGATGTTGTGACTAAGCCTACAGGCTGGAGCAACGATGTGATTTCCGGTTTTGGTCAGGAGGTTTTAGTAGATGGTGCCAGAAGAGACAGAACTGTTTGGTCCGGCGATAGAACAATCTCACAGTTCACTGAGttcatcactttcaacTCTAAGGCTGCCGAGCTCTCTACTGACTGGATTTTGGATCAGCAAACTGAAGAGGGTGAATTCCCTTACGCATGTAATCCGATCCACATCTACGGTTCTGATATGTATCATTTGTGGACTTTAAAGTCAATCTATGATACCTTTATGCTAAACGACAAGTCCATGACATGGTTGAGAAATGCATGGGTACAATTCAAGAAGGGTATGGAACGTACCTGGAAGCAGGTGGACGAGACGGGAGtcttgaagattgttgGCCCATTGGATTGGGGTCGCACACCATTTGTTGGCCACCCTATGTCCATCAATTGTGTTCTTCACACCACGTTGATAGACGGTACTAAGATTGCAGACATTTTAGATGACCCTGCAACCAAGAAGTTGTACGCCggaagagcagaaaaatTAAAGAAGAGTATCAACGAGTTCTTCTGGGATGACAAGGTCGGTGCTTTCAAGGATTCCGATGAGAATGACATACACTCACAGGATGGAAACGCCATAGCAATGCTATTCCATGTTGCAGACAAGAGCAAGTACGCAAGTATTTCGAAGTACTTGAGCACCCACTGGACTGAGTTCGGTGCCACTGCTCCTGAAATGCAGAACTCCATCTCTCCATTTATCTCCTCTTTGGAGCTACAGGCTCACACTGATGCGGGCTTCCCTGAAAGGTCCTATGAGTTGTTCAGAACCATGTGGGGTTATATCTGGAATGCTCCTTATGCTGTCAAGTCGTCGTTAATCGAGGGTTACTTTGGTGATGGTTCTTTGAAGTATCCATTTGATGGTTATGACTCGGCCTACATCTCGCACTGCCATCCTTGGGCCTCGGGACCAACTATCTGGATGACCAACCAAATTGTGGGTCTTAACTTTGAAGATTACGAGCACAAGAAGTGGATTTTAGCTCCTGAGGGAGTCTTTGTTAAAGATGCCTTGCAGTTTGCACAGACAGGCTTTACGTCTAGAAAGACAGGATTTATCAGCGCTGGTTGGAAGCGCCACAGTGACGAGCTTTTACAGCTTGTTGTTGCTCCTCCTAAGGGTACTATTGGAAGCATCTACATTCCAGTGAAAAAGGACTCGAAAATTGTCAAGGTTGAATTGAACGGAAAGGCTGTggacttcaagaaatatgaCCAGAGCGCCAATGGAAGACACTTGGTGATGACGGGAGTCAGTGGACCAAGCGATGTTTTGGTTCATTATGCCTGATTTGTAAAAGTGTATAAAGCTTTTGTTTACGAATAAATGATATGCCGCTAAGAATAAGTGTTATCAGCACGGTTGTAATTGCTCCGCTCCTTCTACTACTCTTTGTGCATATGATCTGCCCTGCAGGTCTTATTATCATTCCCCTCGTGATATTATTTACCCCGCGTAATTCCACAATAGGAATTAGGTCATGCTATGCAGGAAATCGATACTCCGCAGATCTACCGGCTGTCCCATATTTTTTACTGCGTCTTGACAATGTCCAAAttagtttcttttttctcttgccACCCGGGCAACACAGCCGCACGGACCCGGTACTCGCTACTCTATTTGGGCGTGATTTAACGCAACAGCGTTATGTCATGCAAGGTCTGTCGGAAACAGCCAACTTCCGTACGCCCAGTTGCGAGACAGAGAGGTTTCGGAAGAACATTATTCCTTTCGCCTATGTGATGAAGCCCAAGATACCATCAAATCGTAGGTGTGAATTGAACTCCGAAGTGCATAATTTGCGGGGTGGCGTGACTGACAATGTACCTCAATAGCCACTCATTCATCTCCTCCAAGGCTGGGTAATAAAACAATCAACCTGTATTCCCTCCCCCCATATTACAAATACAAGTGTGGCCATTCAAATGGATATATAAATGGGAGTTTCTCGGCCTACACGGAGTTCAATACTGCATAATATTTTCAGTATAGAATATAATTCAAAACAGTCGCGATGCCAGAAGATATTAACAGTGAGAATTACGAGCCCGACACAAATGTGCAGGCGGATGAAGTTTACgtgaaggagaagtttgAAGATACCTCGCCTCAAGCCCAGCAAAAGGTGGAGCACGAGCTAACTAGGTGGCAGGCCATTAAGGAATATCCAAAGTCTTTCGGATGGTGTATGGGAATTGTTTGGGCAATGATTTTGGTTGGTTACGAGAACCAAGCTTCGGGTATTGTGTTATCAATTCCACAGTTTAGACAGGACTTTGGCTACTATTATGATGGTTCGTACGTGCTTCCTTCCAACTGGCAGTCGGCCATTACTGGTGGTCCTTTAGGAGCCATCGCCCTTTCCTCGTTTTGCTCCTCATACTTGTCTGATCggtttggaagaaaatgggTGCTCAGTTTTGCCATTTTGTTCACAATTCCTTTCGTCACGATGGAATTTGTGGCTACCAccatccaaatcttctttgtcGGAAAGTTTCTTAACGCTCTTTGTCTCGGTGTCATTTCTACAATTGGTATTACAATGGCTTCCGAATACAGTCCCATGGCTTTGAGAGGTTTCATTGTTGCTTGCTGTTCGCTTTCTCTTTGTGTTGGTCCATTCATCTGCTATTTGATTAACAACACCACCAGTGCCTACACAACCAGGATGGCATATAGAGGtgtttttcttcctcagtGGATATTCTCAATAACTTGCCTACCCTTATTCTTTATGCCGGAGTCTCCTTTCTGGCTTCTCAAGGTCAACAGGCATGATGCTGCCAGGAAGAGCTTGCTCAGACTATTCAATCCTGTCCAGGCTGAGCAACAGTTTGGCTTGATGTTAACGACCGTTGAAGAATCCATCAAAATATCCGATTCTAGTACTTACGCAGACTGTTTTaggaagaaggatatcAGAAGAACCCTGATTGTGCTTTTTTAGTTTCTTCATGCAGCCATGGAGTGGTGTTTCTTTCATTGCCAGTTACTCGACGTACTATTATGAACTTGCAGGCTTCTCCACTCATCGGTCTTATCAGTTGAGTTGTGGTGCACAGGCATTGTCGATCAGTGGTGTTATTGTTTCTTGGTTCATCTTCGACAAGTTCGGTCGTAGACCCCTTATTATTTATGGTATGACTTGCTTGACGATCTTGAATCTTATTGTTGCAGCTGCCGGTACCGATACTGGTAATATGACCTCGATGACGGTTGCTTGTGCCTTTATGGTCATGTACAACTTTTTCTACAATGTTTCCATTGGACCATTGGCTTATATTTTTGCAGCAGAGGTTTCGTCAGTGAGTTTAAGGGCAAAGACTGTGGCCGTCGGTACTATAATCAATTATGCCTTCCAGTGCATGTGGAACTTTGTTTTGCCTTACATGTTCAACCCTGATCAAGCAAATATGGGTTCGAAGATtaacttcattttcacaGGTTTCTCCCTTATGtccatcttcgtcttctacTTTTACCAACCAGAAACTGCTGGTAGatcatttgaagatattgacGAGATGTTTGCAGCTAAGATTCCTGCTAgaaagtggaagaactACGAGACTGAAGCAATGACGATGAACAAAAAAGCGTACGACGATATGAAAGGTGTTAACGTCGAACATGCTGAAAACACTGAAGATGTTGTTTAGTTACTATATTGCATTTGCTTCTTGGTGTGGAGTAATTCCCTCCTTTATTTTTAAATTAATATGAATGATTACAAAATGATTTTATGAGTGATAATGGAGATCTCGACAGGCTTCTCGGTAACAATACGTATATGCCACTTGTAAAGATCAAAGTGAAGGGGTTGTGGACGAAACACTTAACGTTCAGTACCCAGTCACCTTCCAGAAAGACCTCAAAATCCCAACAGGTAGTTCCCTAACCCAATTTCTAGGTAAGAATATAGAAATTATTGTTAGCGCCCGTAGATTTAGTTTTGACTTCCTAAGATGAGTCATGGGACTATAGTCTTGTTAGTTTCAAAAAGTAAAATGCTTCTTGATTGTATCTCAGGTGAATACTGTTTGTCCAATCGGGGGCTGGTACCAATGTAGGGTGTTTCTAGATTAAACTAGATGTCCAATCTGAAGCCGGTACAAATGT
This sequence is a window from Brettanomyces nanus chromosome 3, complete sequence. Protein-coding genes within it:
- a CDS encoding uncharacterized protein (EggNog:ENOG41) translates to MDYSTYYYELAGFSTHRSYQLSCGAQALSISGVIVSWFIFDKFGRRPLIIYGMTCLTILNLIVAAAGTDTGNMTSMTVACAFMVMYNFFYNVSIGPLAYIFAAEVSSVSLRAKTVAVGTIINYAFQCMWNFVLPYMFNPDQANMGSKINFIFTGFSLMSIFVFYFYQPETAGRSFEDIDEMFAAKIPARKWKNYETEAMTMNKKAYDDMKGVNVEHAENTEDVV
- a CDS encoding uncharacterized protein (EggNog:ENOG41), with the translated sequence MPEDINSENYEPDTNVQADEVYVKEKFEDTSPQAQQKVEHELTRWQAIKEYPKSFGWCMGIVWAMILVGYENQASGIVLSIPQFRQDFGYYYDGSYVLPSNWQSAITGGPLGAIALSSFCSSYLSDRFGRKWVLSFAILFTIPFVTMEFVATTIQIFFVGKFLNALCLGVISTIGITMASEYSPMALRGFIVACCSLSLCVGPFICYLINNTTSAYTTRMAYRGVFLPQWIFSITCLPLFFMPESPFWLLKVNRHDAARKSLLRLFNPVQAEQQFGLMLTTVEESIKISDSSTYADCFRKKDIRRTLIVLF
- a CDS encoding uncharacterized protein (EggNog:ENOG41), which codes for MTKNIEVPKGISKDELVDLVVSKRDVPIVNVKASKRILSSLIHEQLVDYLEIRGYVVLTKGQLLPTTPDPYVDFQEAELLKAVLQDFETNYPTVPDEVNLALEKVLNKKYAIRISEGFRDPTGKYKVKTLDHVLKRFGGNWVTVNSVESKEQTCRACVNFFNLGVY